The following proteins come from a genomic window of Pyxidicoccus sp. MSG2:
- a CDS encoding transglutaminase domain-containing protein, protein MQAPLEAAPHRPNGWMQGISVTVTVAMVVLSLQPMAAAAQPAMRLAAARAQRLAHGAVPSGPAAPVPFLSPLASPGAGANRCEVDALKRPVPTAEEQYGQRLVAVAERAKLARPVARGVRPGAQDVKALRTQLAEAVSSGAAVESSFQAAERELKAQKLPPVVLERHRAALKQARARQAQLQQLSARLARADDANQPAERAAAVEQVAAFFEKNPQGRMHQRARLDKLPFRAPDATVREPATTPEAFPASLAGTEDAGRRAAGALGRSAGADAQASLAVPVPPEALAATEDVQLTQPIRDLAASLNNNPVEIYNWVRNNIQWVPSYGSLQGSDLTLLNRRGNAFDTSSLLIALYRAAGIPARYVYGTIEVPASQVMNWVGGVTRPEAAQQLMGQGGIPNVALAQGGAIRSIRMEHVWVEALVDFVPSRGAINKEPDSWVAMDASFKQYTFTTPVDLKAAVPVGVDAAAAQIMATATEDLQTGSFTGLDQAAYDAWTLKMRADIEFQFGTQRSVSEFTGARVIIPETGSVLAGALPNRVVARTNSFNRLPDGLRHRVELTLYASAFDRAVGESSLTWTVDLPSLAGKRLGVTYAPATAADAAVLASYRSSPGDSLPLYQIHVRPVVQVDGVDQAQGPASPMGTEQTWEARFLSPGDPGSGPEEFEVTAGEEMVFGINGQGVTQEMIHRRFTQGPSNTAAENLHTVALYYWAQYDALNEVVASTRNALVMRMPSIGLFSVPLQVGYFFGIPRTGSYVSRQMDVARSLIAAVDRANGSTTEVFRLTGTFGSLLEGRTFDSLFKREQGSGVSAVQLLKDANQQQIPIYRITSENYDDIAPRLNLPADIEGEIYDAVLAGKHVMVSERAPVHGNWKGVGYIIEDPDSGAAAYLINGGLNGGSDDPCDPDRKREPVRVPIFEIILIAIIIIAIVLLIASLPALAPAAGAAAKPALAALLLLLGLGATPAFAGPSPSFPGNGMTPPGDCTYAQHLALQAVVDTECHGAPSCRPYPVRGADCVALQAAKDRNLRCALARSAVNTTCFRGGNTTHYNEEVIAYERVTVCECRLATNGCPL, encoded by the coding sequence ATGCAGGCACCTCTTGAAGCAGCGCCCCACCGTCCCAACGGATGGATGCAGGGCATCTCGGTAACGGTCACGGTGGCGATGGTCGTCCTCTCGCTCCAGCCCATGGCCGCGGCGGCACAGCCGGCCATGCGCCTGGCGGCGGCGCGGGCGCAGCGCCTGGCTCACGGCGCGGTGCCGTCGGGCCCGGCCGCGCCGGTGCCCTTCCTGTCGCCCCTCGCGTCCCCGGGCGCGGGGGCCAACCGGTGCGAGGTCGACGCGCTGAAGCGGCCCGTGCCCACGGCGGAGGAGCAATACGGCCAGCGGCTCGTCGCGGTGGCGGAGCGCGCGAAGCTGGCGCGGCCCGTGGCTCGCGGCGTGCGGCCGGGAGCGCAGGACGTGAAGGCGCTCCGAACGCAGCTGGCGGAGGCGGTGTCGTCGGGGGCGGCGGTGGAGTCCTCGTTCCAGGCCGCCGAGCGCGAGCTGAAGGCGCAGAAGCTGCCGCCCGTGGTGCTGGAGCGGCACCGGGCGGCGCTGAAGCAGGCCCGGGCCCGGCAGGCGCAGCTCCAGCAGTTGTCGGCGCGGCTGGCCCGCGCGGATGACGCGAACCAGCCGGCGGAGCGCGCCGCGGCGGTGGAGCAGGTGGCCGCCTTCTTCGAGAAGAACCCACAGGGCCGCATGCATCAGCGGGCCCGGCTGGACAAGCTGCCCTTCCGCGCCCCCGACGCGACGGTGCGCGAGCCGGCCACCACCCCCGAGGCCTTCCCCGCGTCGCTGGCCGGGACGGAGGATGCGGGGCGCCGCGCGGCGGGCGCTCTCGGCAGGTCAGCGGGTGCCGACGCCCAGGCCTCGCTGGCGGTGCCGGTGCCCCCGGAGGCGCTGGCGGCGACGGAGGACGTGCAGCTCACCCAGCCCATCCGCGACCTCGCGGCCAGCCTGAACAACAACCCGGTGGAGATCTACAACTGGGTCCGCAACAACATCCAGTGGGTGCCCAGCTACGGTTCGCTCCAGGGCAGCGACCTGACGCTGCTGAACCGGCGGGGCAATGCCTTCGACACGTCGAGTCTACTGATTGCCCTGTACCGGGCCGCCGGCATCCCCGCGCGCTACGTCTACGGCACCATCGAGGTGCCGGCCAGCCAGGTGATGAACTGGGTGGGCGGCGTCACGCGGCCGGAGGCGGCGCAGCAGCTCATGGGGCAGGGCGGCATCCCCAACGTCGCGCTGGCCCAGGGCGGCGCCATCCGGAGCATCCGGATGGAGCACGTGTGGGTGGAGGCGCTGGTGGACTTCGTGCCCTCGCGCGGCGCCATCAACAAGGAGCCGGACTCCTGGGTGGCGATGGATGCGTCCTTCAAACAGTACACGTTCACCACGCCGGTGGACCTGAAGGCGGCGGTCCCCGTCGGGGTGGACGCGGCGGCGGCGCAAATCATGGCGACGGCGACGGAGGACCTGCAGACGGGCTCCTTCACCGGCCTGGACCAGGCCGCGTATGACGCGTGGACGCTGAAGATGCGCGCGGACATCGAGTTCCAGTTCGGCACCCAGCGCAGCGTGTCCGAGTTCACCGGCGCGCGCGTCATCATCCCCGAGACGGGCAGCGTGCTGGCCGGGGCGCTCCCCAACCGGGTGGTGGCCCGCACGAACAGCTTCAACCGGTTGCCGGACGGCCTGCGCCACCGCGTGGAGCTCACGCTGTACGCGTCCGCCTTCGACCGGGCCGTGGGGGAGTCCTCGCTCACCTGGACGGTGGACCTGCCCTCGCTGGCGGGCAAGCGGCTGGGCGTGACGTACGCGCCCGCGACGGCGGCGGACGCCGCGGTGCTGGCGAGCTACCGGAGCAGCCCCGGCGACAGCCTGCCGCTGTACCAGATTCACGTGCGCCCGGTGGTGCAGGTGGACGGCGTGGACCAGGCGCAGGGCCCCGCGAGCCCCATGGGCACGGAGCAGACCTGGGAGGCGCGGTTCCTCTCGCCGGGAGACCCGGGCAGCGGGCCGGAGGAGTTCGAGGTGACGGCGGGCGAGGAGATGGTGTTCGGCATCAACGGCCAGGGCGTCACGCAGGAGATGATTCACCGGCGCTTCACCCAGGGGCCCTCGAACACGGCGGCGGAGAACCTGCACACGGTGGCGCTGTACTACTGGGCCCAGTACGACGCGCTGAACGAGGTGGTGGCGTCCACGCGCAACGCGCTGGTGATGCGCATGCCGTCCATCGGCCTGTTCTCCGTGCCGCTGCAGGTGGGCTACTTCTTCGGCATCCCCCGCACCGGCTCGTACGTGTCGCGGCAGATGGATGTGGCGCGCTCGTTGATTGCGGCGGTGGACCGGGCGAACGGGAGCACGACGGAGGTCTTCCGGCTGACGGGCACGTTCGGCTCGCTGCTGGAGGGCAGGACGTTCGACTCGCTCTTCAAGCGGGAGCAGGGCTCGGGCGTGTCGGCGGTGCAGTTGCTGAAGGACGCCAACCAGCAGCAGATTCCCATCTACCGCATCACTTCGGAGAACTACGACGACATCGCCCCGCGGCTGAACCTCCCGGCGGACATCGAGGGGGAGATCTACGACGCGGTGCTGGCAGGCAAGCACGTCATGGTGTCCGAGCGCGCGCCGGTGCACGGCAACTGGAAGGGCGTGGGCTACATCATCGAGGACCCGGACTCGGGGGCGGCCGCCTACCTCATCAACGGCGGTCTGAATGGCGGCTCGGATGACCCGTGCGACCCGGACCGGAAGCGCGAGCCGGTGCGCGTGCCCATCTTCGAAATCATCCTCATCGCCATCATCATCATCGCCATCGTCCTGCTGATTGCCTCCCTGCCGGCCCTGGCTCCCGCGGCGGGAGCGGCGGCGAAGCCCGCGCTGGCGGCACTGCTGCTACTCCTGGGACTGGGGGCGACTCCCGCCTTCGCCGGGCCGTCGCCTTCCTTCCCTGGCAACGGGATGACGCCTCCGGGCGACTGCACCTACGCGCAGCACCTGGCGTTGCAGGCCGTGGTGGACACGGAGTGCCATGGCGCGCCGAGCTGCCGGCCGTACCCCGTGCGCGGAGCCGACTGCGTGGCGTTGCAGGCGGCCAAGGACCGGAACCTGCGGTGTGCACTGGCGCGCAGCGCGGTGAACACCACGTGCTTCCGTGGTGGCAACACGACGCACTACAATGAGGAGGTCATCGCCTACGAGCGCGTGACTGTCTGCGAGTGCCGTCTGGCGACCAACGGGTGCCCCCTCTGA
- a CDS encoding carboxypeptidase regulatory-like domain-containing protein: protein MHVGVARAALRASRFRFAVLALLFSSVAHAAPGMDWLVAQQDVDGSYGSSADSLATRPQATSEVLRAQLALNQELSLSFEPALAWLNAHSEINTEFLARKVTVNALAGRMATVFATRLLTHQNADGGFGHRPGFDSSVTDTVLAVEALGAANYGSMPQVGRAVAFLLARQQGNGGWAEGANDASVLLSAASLRALWPYRSTWQGVAAALTRAQGFLVSRTEADALWGEDFVSAQVLLALVPAATDLSGLSASATALQGRQLPDDSWSRDTYTTALVLQALRAYEARSSGGTPAPTGSVSGYVVRANSTEPVAGATVSVNESSELAVLTNSEGYFVIPGLPAGGYTLTASRAGFTSASVAVGVQANQVTLAGRLVLDVAAQTGLVRGRVLDSTTAQALASVQVSLEGTAQRSVLTNNAGDFDFGALAPGLYAIRFQKSGYRTLSGTVTVTAGDTVSTQLAMTPESTPVDDSDGLVSGRVVDGKTGQPLAGAVIALGSGLSATTGADGTFSIAAVPRGSYSGTVGAAGYQGLNFSLMFGPGCIGDMGTLTLFPEAATPSPTQLTLRGSVVDGVNGAPVSNATVRLVETGASVTTAADGRFVLSGITLKDFGLAVSAAGYAPASYTMKVGAFGEAVVELKLSPPGSSATTSNLSGLVSDADTGAPLAGAQVSVEGTELSITTGADGSYTLAGIESLEFTVKVSAVGYGAQAHGIKLASHGSYTFSPVLVPVAGDSFQIVSLDATQPEAGADGTVSFTARIASLLDAPKSALVLGEIQDATGTGVALVRPFIEGTTTPGTEFSFAADEVKTLTIPWNTAQFSPGVYRLVLRVVEPGTVSRALPTGEVLAENSAAARVKATQAISGAMNINPPLTQAGLPTPVSFTVLVRNAGNVPLAAGAYALTVVHPDSGETLFTAQANAGALAVGELATVFLGTWTPLQAGNLQVRVRPVTAGVAGEVTDRLYVGDKATGSFTVSRTVVPEGNQTVRGKVAMQGVDTAQGGSTDPLFAFVKESVRRGGVFTAPEAVSWHRVNRCLGCHIQTQSLLGLSSSFDKAPVDRQAATFLYNSISSSQWSDGGLRISHPEFQRTQTTLGLWSLSAWPDIAGTFRTKLNAAKYLQARRYSSGDQTWWSPDYATGWWNTDVSHTALTVKGYANVLKDATRPEVADVKDYSLATVGAAGSMNSSEDLAAAPDGTLYVLRNFGAIDRLDRATAQATRVVSNLPSPTYGLAVAADGTFFVARPSNPTVVIVRPDGTRQDVNAGGYLIDGALGPDGWFYATDYYSHRVLRVSPTGQVETFASGGLIYYPYSVVFDADGNLLVSNQWGYSIAKVAPDRTVSVFADGLAYPPMRMTRAADGSLYVLVAQSYSEGLLRVRPDGSTERLFEMGSLRAVAAAGDQVFVSYAGDNTLKEVRRVALDTSSLATLRAELPRAVRYLLASYQDNNSDNTVLALRLLGLAEARPWVDDSTLKARIDTAVTYQADLLRARQRTDGGWGRYVGYGSDPLITAMVGIALEYTDPSPTDPQIRKAIQYLLATQRADGSWDNYNNGLSTRLASTSFVMVFMPKALERLGGIDVDLRVDLPGNVTLSNPTLAPTTVQPGPSGVTAYTWRLLGVTGAGREVEFDLSLHGLALDEQRPVATRAFLEFDNSFLEEKVQVPLEVPVVRAASGMTLAVATDSLTYPAAAPVAIQSTVTNTGPTPATGQVVLAIHAVGSMEPLVELPPLPVDTLSPGASRTLPAGWNTGSTLAGEYEVRARLLDAFGRVLARGVAPLRISAPSATATTAVTTDKAVYGAWDSVRITGRVGNAASNALLAPSKAELTVRTPGGATLLTATRDVRQLMPRALVDLPFPLSLADAASGTYSVTLVLRDALSRAVLSTSTTTFQVERRVLAGVSGSVSVALPKVYVGDSNTCTDTARSASGDAVPGVVLVRQLVDVVAGAVLSEVRETVDLAAGVPNVRSRGISTQGLATGDYACVLRAELPGESRALGFASFQVETPPIRFGATLSQGGRGRLLVLLDAPVVESGHDNDPNGPVGAPGLVAQKAFLKALLDGAGWSYDIVEWQKTFAVQLRTGGYGAYVLLTEFFTLDPLIQKELREAVFRGEGLLVAGDYDSRHKTVHDALGVRYVSKVNGASRVVLDAPGFPLLSGELAVLAGEKPLLIERRGAQSLGTFRLASGYPAPATPLDAVTLNAYGLGESGFAGMDLLAIATRDGQTSLAADVLRALLERVHPMPPPTGGRAVVPVQLDVENLGMAVPITATVAMPPGVELVDPGTGQVVDGQLTFAFPLEVGGTKQVRFWVRLPRAPEPVDFTAVVKGGPTGSVSMNATLRVQVTAPDTLTHIQAKLLALAKAGHPKATALKSAANSVGQAAADEAEWPVLACESAVKAADALLGITDPSVTELRVALGVWLRQATQDLPPPF from the coding sequence ATGCACGTTGGGGTCGCTAGGGCCGCGCTGCGCGCGAGCCGTTTCCGTTTCGCGGTGCTGGCGCTGTTGTTCTCGTCGGTGGCCCACGCGGCTCCCGGGATGGACTGGCTGGTCGCGCAGCAGGATGTGGACGGCAGCTATGGCTCGAGCGCGGACTCGCTCGCCACGCGCCCGCAGGCCACGTCTGAAGTGCTGCGTGCGCAGCTCGCGTTGAACCAGGAGCTGTCGCTGAGCTTCGAGCCGGCACTCGCCTGGCTCAACGCGCACTCCGAAATCAACACCGAGTTCCTCGCGCGCAAGGTCACCGTCAACGCCCTGGCGGGGCGCATGGCGACGGTGTTCGCCACGCGGCTGCTCACGCACCAGAACGCGGACGGCGGCTTCGGCCACCGGCCGGGGTTCGACTCGAGCGTCACGGACACCGTGCTCGCCGTGGAGGCACTGGGGGCGGCCAACTACGGCTCCATGCCGCAGGTGGGCCGGGCGGTGGCGTTCCTCCTGGCGCGCCAGCAGGGCAACGGCGGCTGGGCGGAAGGGGCGAATGACGCCTCGGTGTTGCTGAGCGCGGCGAGCCTGCGCGCCCTGTGGCCGTACCGCTCGACGTGGCAGGGCGTGGCGGCGGCGCTCACCCGCGCGCAGGGCTTCCTGGTGTCCCGCACCGAGGCGGACGCGCTCTGGGGCGAGGACTTCGTGAGCGCCCAGGTGCTCCTGGCCCTGGTGCCCGCGGCCACGGACCTGTCCGGACTGAGCGCCAGCGCCACGGCGCTCCAGGGCCGTCAGCTCCCCGATGACAGCTGGTCCCGGGATACGTACACCACCGCCCTGGTGCTCCAGGCGCTGCGCGCGTACGAGGCGCGGAGCAGCGGCGGGACGCCCGCGCCCACCGGCTCTGTTTCCGGTTACGTGGTGCGCGCGAACAGCACCGAGCCCGTCGCCGGTGCCACCGTCAGCGTGAACGAGTCGTCCGAGCTCGCGGTGCTCACCAACTCGGAAGGGTACTTCGTCATCCCGGGCCTGCCCGCGGGCGGCTACACGCTCACCGCCAGCCGGGCCGGCTTCACGTCGGCCAGCGTGGCCGTGGGCGTCCAGGCGAACCAGGTCACCCTCGCGGGCCGGCTGGTGCTGGACGTGGCGGCGCAGACGGGCCTCGTGCGGGGCCGGGTGCTGGACTCCACCACGGCGCAGGCGCTCGCCTCCGTCCAGGTGAGCCTGGAGGGCACCGCGCAACGCTCGGTGCTGACCAACAACGCGGGTGACTTCGACTTCGGCGCGCTGGCGCCGGGCCTCTACGCCATCCGTTTCCAGAAGAGCGGGTACCGCACCCTCTCCGGCACCGTGACGGTGACGGCGGGAGATACGGTGTCCACGCAGCTCGCCATGACTCCGGAGAGCACGCCCGTCGACGACTCGGACGGCCTCGTGTCGGGCCGCGTGGTGGATGGGAAGACGGGGCAGCCGCTCGCCGGCGCCGTCATCGCGCTGGGCTCCGGCCTGAGCGCCACCACCGGCGCGGACGGCACCTTCAGCATCGCCGCCGTGCCGCGCGGCAGCTACTCGGGCACGGTGGGCGCCGCCGGCTACCAGGGGCTGAACTTCAGCCTGATGTTCGGGCCGGGCTGCATCGGCGACATGGGCACGCTGACGCTGTTCCCCGAGGCGGCCACGCCGTCGCCCACCCAGCTCACGTTGCGCGGCTCGGTGGTCGACGGCGTGAATGGCGCGCCCGTGAGCAACGCCACCGTCCGGTTGGTGGAGACGGGGGCGAGTGTCACCACCGCCGCGGACGGGCGCTTCGTGCTGTCCGGCATCACCCTCAAGGACTTCGGTCTCGCGGTGAGTGCCGCGGGCTATGCGCCGGCCAGCTACACGATGAAGGTGGGCGCGTTCGGCGAGGCGGTGGTGGAGCTCAAGCTCTCCCCGCCCGGCAGCAGCGCCACCACGAGCAACCTCTCCGGTCTGGTGTCGGACGCCGACACGGGGGCGCCCCTGGCCGGCGCCCAGGTCTCCGTCGAAGGTACGGAGCTGTCCATCACCACCGGCGCGGACGGCAGCTACACCCTGGCGGGCATCGAGTCGCTGGAGTTCACCGTGAAGGTGTCAGCGGTGGGCTACGGCGCGCAGGCGCACGGCATCAAGCTGGCCTCGCACGGCAGCTACACGTTCAGCCCCGTGCTGGTGCCGGTGGCGGGGGACAGCTTCCAGATTGTCTCCCTGGACGCCACGCAGCCGGAGGCGGGTGCGGACGGCACGGTGTCCTTCACCGCCCGCATCGCCAGCCTGCTGGACGCGCCGAAGTCCGCGCTGGTGCTGGGCGAAATCCAGGACGCCACGGGCACGGGCGTGGCGTTGGTCCGCCCCTTCATCGAGGGCACCACCACCCCGGGCACTGAGTTCTCGTTCGCCGCGGACGAGGTGAAGACGCTCACCATCCCCTGGAATACGGCGCAGTTCTCCCCGGGCGTGTACCGGCTGGTGCTGCGCGTGGTGGAGCCCGGCACCGTCAGCCGGGCCCTGCCGACGGGCGAAGTGCTCGCGGAGAACAGCGCCGCCGCGCGCGTGAAGGCCACGCAGGCCATCAGCGGCGCGATGAACATCAACCCGCCGCTCACCCAGGCGGGCCTGCCCACGCCGGTGTCCTTCACCGTGCTGGTGCGCAACGCGGGCAACGTGCCGCTGGCGGCGGGCGCCTACGCGCTCACCGTCGTGCACCCGGACTCGGGCGAGACGCTGTTCACCGCCCAGGCGAACGCGGGCGCCCTCGCGGTGGGGGAGCTGGCCACGGTGTTCCTGGGCACGTGGACGCCGCTGCAGGCCGGCAACCTCCAGGTGCGCGTGCGGCCGGTGACGGCGGGCGTGGCCGGTGAGGTGACGGACCGCCTGTACGTGGGCGACAAGGCGACGGGCAGCTTCACGGTGAGCCGCACCGTGGTGCCCGAGGGCAACCAGACGGTGCGCGGCAAGGTCGCCATGCAGGGCGTGGACACCGCCCAGGGCGGCAGCACGGACCCGCTGTTCGCCTTCGTGAAGGAGTCCGTCCGCCGCGGCGGCGTCTTCACGGCGCCGGAGGCCGTGAGCTGGCATCGGGTGAACCGGTGCCTGGGCTGCCACATCCAGACGCAGAGCCTGCTCGGCCTCTCCAGCTCCTTCGACAAGGCGCCGGTGGACCGCCAGGCCGCGACGTTCCTCTACAACAGCATCTCCAGCAGCCAATGGTCGGACGGCGGGCTGCGCATCTCCCACCCGGAGTTCCAGCGCACGCAGACCACCCTGGGCCTGTGGTCGCTCTCCGCGTGGCCGGACATCGCCGGCACCTTCCGCACCAAGCTGAACGCGGCGAAGTACCTCCAGGCGCGGCGGTACTCCAGCGGTGACCAGACGTGGTGGTCCCCGGACTACGCCACGGGCTGGTGGAACACGGACGTGAGCCACACCGCGCTGACGGTGAAGGGCTACGCCAACGTCCTCAAGGACGCGACGCGGCCCGAAGTCGCGGACGTGAAGGACTACTCGCTCGCCACGGTGGGCGCGGCGGGCAGCATGAACAGCTCGGAGGACCTCGCGGCCGCGCCGGACGGCACCCTGTACGTGCTGCGGAACTTCGGGGCCATCGACCGGCTGGACCGCGCCACGGCGCAGGCGACCCGCGTCGTGTCGAACCTGCCCTCGCCGACGTATGGCCTGGCCGTCGCCGCGGACGGCACCTTCTTCGTCGCCCGTCCCTCCAACCCCACCGTCGTCATCGTCCGGCCGGACGGGACGCGGCAGGACGTGAATGCGGGGGGCTACCTCATCGACGGGGCCCTGGGGCCGGACGGCTGGTTCTACGCGACGGACTACTACAGCCACCGCGTGCTGCGCGTGTCGCCCACGGGGCAGGTGGAGACGTTCGCGAGCGGCGGGCTCATCTACTACCCGTACAGCGTGGTGTTCGACGCGGACGGCAACCTGCTGGTGTCCAACCAGTGGGGCTACAGCATCGCCAAGGTGGCGCCGGACCGCACCGTCTCCGTCTTCGCGGACGGCCTCGCGTACCCGCCGATGCGGATGACGCGGGCGGCGGACGGCAGCCTGTACGTGCTGGTGGCCCAGTCCTACTCGGAGGGCCTGCTTCGGGTACGCCCGGACGGCAGCACCGAGCGCCTCTTCGAGATGGGCAGCCTGCGCGCCGTCGCGGCGGCGGGGGACCAGGTGTTCGTGAGCTACGCGGGGGACAACACGCTGAAGGAGGTGCGGCGCGTGGCGCTGGACACCTCTTCCCTGGCGACCCTGCGCGCGGAGCTTCCCCGCGCGGTGCGCTACCTGCTCGCGAGCTACCAGGACAACAACAGCGACAACACCGTGCTCGCGCTGCGGTTGTTGGGGCTCGCCGAGGCCCGTCCCTGGGTGGATGACAGCACGCTCAAGGCCCGCATCGACACGGCCGTCACCTACCAGGCGGACCTGCTGCGCGCGCGCCAGCGCACGGACGGCGGCTGGGGCCGCTACGTGGGCTATGGCAGTGACCCGCTGATTACCGCCATGGTGGGCATCGCGCTCGAATACACGGACCCGTCGCCCACGGACCCGCAGATTCGCAAGGCCATCCAGTACCTGCTGGCCACGCAGCGCGCGGACGGCTCCTGGGACAACTACAACAACGGCCTGAGCACCCGGCTGGCGTCCACCAGCTTCGTCATGGTCTTCATGCCCAAGGCGCTGGAGCGGCTGGGCGGCATCGACGTGGACCTGCGCGTGGACCTGCCGGGCAACGTGACGCTGTCCAACCCCACGCTGGCGCCCACCACGGTGCAGCCGGGCCCGAGCGGCGTGACGGCCTACACCTGGCGACTGCTGGGCGTGACGGGCGCGGGCCGCGAGGTGGAGTTCGACCTGTCGCTGCACGGCCTGGCGCTGGACGAGCAGCGCCCGGTGGCGACGCGCGCCTTCCTGGAGTTCGACAACTCGTTCCTGGAGGAGAAGGTCCAGGTTCCGCTGGAGGTGCCCGTGGTGCGGGCCGCCAGTGGCATGACGCTGGCCGTGGCGACGGATTCGCTGACGTACCCGGCGGCCGCGCCGGTCGCCATCCAGAGCACGGTGACGAACACCGGGCCCACGCCCGCCACGGGCCAGGTGGTGCTGGCCATCCACGCGGTCGGGAGCATGGAGCCGCTGGTGGAGCTGCCGCCGCTGCCGGTGGACACGCTGTCGCCGGGCGCCTCGCGCACGCTGCCGGCGGGTTGGAATACCGGCTCCACCCTGGCCGGGGAGTACGAGGTGCGGGCCCGGCTGCTGGACGCCTTCGGACGGGTGCTCGCCCGGGGCGTGGCGCCGCTGCGCATCAGCGCGCCCTCGGCCACCGCCACCACGGCCGTCACCACGGACAAGGCTGTGTATGGCGCCTGGGACTCGGTGCGCATCACCGGTCGCGTGGGCAATGCCGCGTCCAATGCGCTGCTCGCGCCCTCGAAGGCGGAGCTGACGGTGCGCACGCCGGGCGGCGCCACGCTGCTCACCGCCACGCGCGACGTGCGCCAGCTCATGCCCCGCGCACTGGTGGATTTGCCCTTCCCGCTCTCCCTGGCCGACGCGGCCAGCGGCACGTACTCCGTTACGCTGGTGCTGCGTGATGCGCTGTCGCGCGCCGTCCTGAGCACGAGCACCACCACGTTCCAGGTGGAGCGCCGCGTGCTCGCGGGGGTGTCGGGCTCGGTGAGCGTGGCCCTGCCCAAGGTGTACGTGGGCGACTCCAACACCTGCACGGACACGGCGCGGAGCGCCTCCGGCGACGCGGTGCCCGGCGTCGTGCTGGTGCGCCAGCTGGTGGACGTGGTCGCCGGCGCGGTGTTGAGCGAGGTGCGGGAGACGGTGGACCTGGCGGCCGGGGTGCCCAACGTGCGCTCGCGCGGCATCTCCACGCAGGGCCTGGCGACGGGCGACTACGCCTGCGTCCTCCGGGCGGAGCTGCCCGGCGAGTCGCGTGCCCTGGGCTTCGCGAGCTTCCAGGTGGAGACGCCTCCCATCCGGTTCGGCGCGACGCTGAGCCAGGGCGGCAGGGGCCGGCTGCTCGTGCTGCTGGACGCACCCGTCGTGGAGAGCGGCCATGACAACGACCCGAACGGGCCCGTTGGCGCGCCGGGTCTCGTTGCCCAGAAGGCGTTCCTGAAGGCGCTGTTGGACGGCGCCGGCTGGTCCTACGACATCGTCGAGTGGCAGAAGACCTTCGCCGTGCAGCTGCGCACCGGTGGCTACGGCGCCTACGTGCTGCTCACGGAGTTCTTCACGCTGGACCCGCTCATCCAGAAGGAGCTGCGCGAGGCCGTGTTCCGCGGAGAGGGCCTCCTGGTGGCGGGCGACTACGACTCGCGCCACAAGACGGTGCATGACGCCCTGGGGGTGCGCTACGTGAGCAAGGTCAACGGGGCCTCGCGCGTGGTGCTGGACGCCCCCGGCTTCCCGCTGCTGAGCGGCGAGCTGGCGGTGCTCGCGGGCGAGAAGCCGCTGCTCATCGAGCGGCGCGGCGCGCAGAGCCTGGGCACCTTCCGCCTGGCGAGCGGCTACCCCGCGCCGGCCACGCCGCTGGACGCGGTGACGCTGAACGCATACGGCCTGGGCGAGTCCGGCTTCGCGGGCATGGACCTGTTGGCCATCGCCACCCGCGACGGGCAGACGAGCCTGGCCGCGGACGTCCTCCGCGCGCTGCTGGAGCGCGTGCACCCGATGCCTCCGCCCACCGGTGGGCGCGCCGTGGTGCCGGTGCAACTGGACGTGGAGAACCTCGGCATGGCGGTCCCCATCACCGCCACGGTGGCGATGCCTCCCGGTGTGGAGCTGGTGGACCCGGGGACGGGGCAGGTCGTGGACGGGCAGCTCACCTTCGCCTTCCCGCTGGAGGTGGGCGGGACGAAGCAGGTGCGCTTCTGGGTGCGGCTGCCGAGGGCGCCGGAGCCGGTGGACTTCACCGCGGTGGTGAAGGGCGGGCCCACGGGCTCGGTGTCGATGAACGCCACGCTCCGCGTGCAGGTCACGGCTCCGGACACGCTCACCCACATCCAGGCGAAGCTGCTGGCGCTGGCGAAGGCGGGCCATCCGAAGGCCACCGCGCTGAAGTCCGCCGCCAACTCCGTCGGACAGGCCGCCGCGGACGAGGCGGAGTGGCCGGTCCTCGCCTGCGAGTCCGCGGTCAAGGCGGCGGACGCGTTGCTGGGCATCACGGACCCGTCGGTCACCGAGCTGCGCGTGGCGCTCGGCGTCTGGCTGCGGCAGGCGACGCAGGACCTGCCGCCGCCGTTCTGA
- a CDS encoding DUF6714 family protein gives MVTLDSAKVQLALAELQGAFPDRPFPKGGVVVRGGQWHDPAGKAHRHEDPEAAGVSRFFAGAPWKRLAGPTLLGWGMAGVALRHLTPEALAYYLPAYLTAFLTETLDPVSFAVLESAVSVLTAPEPSSGPPPGGRSAAQWQAMEHERAGGFQAFTRALDAAQRSAVRAFLEAVESVFEEPGMDNPVRTALDRFWAH, from the coding sequence ATGGTGACACTGGACTCCGCGAAGGTGCAGTTGGCGCTGGCGGAGCTCCAGGGCGCCTTCCCGGACCGGCCCTTTCCGAAGGGCGGGGTCGTGGTCCGGGGGGGCCAGTGGCATGACCCGGCGGGCAAGGCACACCGACACGAAGACCCGGAGGCGGCGGGCGTGTCCCGCTTCTTCGCGGGCGCTCCATGGAAGCGCCTCGCGGGTCCCACCCTGCTCGGGTGGGGCATGGCGGGGGTGGCCCTGCGGCACCTCACGCCGGAGGCGCTCGCGTACTACCTGCCCGCGTACCTCACCGCGTTCCTCACCGAGACCTTGGACCCGGTGTCGTTCGCGGTGCTGGAGTCGGCGGTGTCCGTGCTCACCGCCCCGGAGCCCTCCAGCGGGCCACCGCCGGGCGGCCGGAGCGCCGCGCAGTGGCAGGCCATGGAGCACGAGCGGGCCGGAGGGTTCCAGGCCTTCACCCGTGCGCTGGATGCCGCACAGCGCTCGGCGGTGAGGGCCTTCCTGGAGGCCGTGGAGTCGGTGTTCGAGGAGCCGGGCATGGACAACCCGGTGCGGACCGCGCTGGACCGTTTCTGGGCACACTGA